One genomic region from Anthonomus grandis grandis chromosome 1, icAntGran1.3, whole genome shotgun sequence encodes:
- the LOC126745806 gene encoding uncharacterized protein LOC126745806 isoform X3, translating into MNLIAFVESLSEMQKFFVTSMKIKKKRSKQKFADEKTYLRGTGGGPVKPKIIDDIDKQVKEIIGTQMTGFDSEFDGDSKYGNMQMETPEGSRFNISDSELPNEDIEQMEEDGKDSNDEDSLLSAALPTNWNKITPEKLRTPKSKPLKTILKKACANKGCKSS; encoded by the exons atgaatttaatagcaTTTGTGGAGAGCCTTTCAGAGATGCAAAAGTTCTTCGTGACAAgtatgaaaatcaaaaaaaaaaggtcaaaacaaaaatttgctgATGAAAAAACATACCTACGAGGAACTGGAGGAGGGCCTGTAAAACCTAAGATAATTGACGATATCGACAAACAAGTTAAAGAAATTATAGGTACTCAGATGACAGGCTTTGATTCAGAATTTGATGGAGATAGTA AATATGGCAACATGCAGATGGAAACTCCTGAAGGATCtcgttttaatatttctgattcAG agtTACCTAATGAAGACATAGAGCAAATGGAGGAAGATGGCAAAGATTCTAATGACGAAGATAGTTTATTGTCAG CTGCTTTACCTACCAACTGGAACAAAATAACCCCAGAAAAGCTTCGCACTCCAAAATCGAAGCCATTGAAAACCATTTTGAAGAAGGCTTGTGCTAATAAGg GCTGCAAATCAAGCTGA
- the LOC126745806 gene encoding uncharacterized protein LOC126745806 isoform X2 produces the protein MNLIAFVESLSEMQKFFVTSMKIKKKRSKQKFADEKTYLRGTGGGPVKPKIIDDIDKQVKEIIGTQMTGFDSEFDGDSKYGNMQMETPEGSRFNISDSELPNEDIEQMEEDGKDSNDEDSLLSAALPTNWNKITPEKLRTPKSKPLKTILKKACANKENKNVLSNKIIS, from the exons atgaatttaatagcaTTTGTGGAGAGCCTTTCAGAGATGCAAAAGTTCTTCGTGACAAgtatgaaaatcaaaaaaaaaaggtcaaaacaaaaatttgctgATGAAAAAACATACCTACGAGGAACTGGAGGAGGGCCTGTAAAACCTAAGATAATTGACGATATCGACAAACAAGTTAAAGAAATTATAGGTACTCAGATGACAGGCTTTGATTCAGAATTTGATGGAGATAGTA AATATGGCAACATGCAGATGGAAACTCCTGAAGGATCtcgttttaatatttctgattcAG agtTACCTAATGAAGACATAGAGCAAATGGAGGAAGATGGCAAAGATTCTAATGACGAAGATAGTTTATTGTCAG CTGCTTTACCTACCAACTGGAACAAAATAACCCCAGAAAAGCTTCGCACTCCAAAATCGAAGCCATTGAAAACCATTTTGAAGAAGGCTTGTGCTAATAAGg aaaataaaaatgttctgtcaaataaaattatttcctaG
- the LOC126745806 gene encoding uncharacterized protein LOC126745806 isoform X1, translating to MNLIAFVESLSEMQKFFVTSMKIKKKRSKQKFADEKTYLRGTGGGPVKPKIIDDIDKQVKEIIGTQMTGFDSEFDGDSKYGNMQMETPEGSRFNISDSELPNEDIEQMEEDGKDSNDEDSLLSAALPTNWNKITPEKLRTPKSKPLKTILKKACANKGKFCNNYYISNYLNLF from the exons atgaatttaatagcaTTTGTGGAGAGCCTTTCAGAGATGCAAAAGTTCTTCGTGACAAgtatgaaaatcaaaaaaaaaaggtcaaaacaaaaatttgctgATGAAAAAACATACCTACGAGGAACTGGAGGAGGGCCTGTAAAACCTAAGATAATTGACGATATCGACAAACAAGTTAAAGAAATTATAGGTACTCAGATGACAGGCTTTGATTCAGAATTTGATGGAGATAGTA AATATGGCAACATGCAGATGGAAACTCCTGAAGGATCtcgttttaatatttctgattcAG agtTACCTAATGAAGACATAGAGCAAATGGAGGAAGATGGCAAAGATTCTAATGACGAAGATAGTTTATTGTCAG CTGCTTTACCTACCAACTGGAACAAAATAACCCCAGAAAAGCTTCGCACTCCAAAATCGAAGCCATTGAAAACCATTTTGAAGAAGGCTTGTGCTAATAAGggtaaattttgtaataattattatatttcaaattatttaaatttattttaa
- the LOC126745792 gene encoding uncharacterized protein LOC126745792 isoform X1 gives MQKVLGLPKLPTNLVYYKRQLSIFNEGIHCASTNIPYSFIWREGIAGRGAQEVGSCLKNFIDLHPKENIRELVLWSDSCGGQNRNIKIVLLLKKILEKCWVALQKIQLKYLESGHSFLINDTDFGLIERPLKQQVRIYTLNDFKSIIEDCKTNNKFVVQQMECNDFFSIEDIEKKITNRKLSVKSKKISWLKTKAIRLIKEKHFSIFFKYDHSEDNCFQEVDISKTTRGKKTNHPKFEDLKRLYPNGKPISSKKAADIKSLLRFIPTDAKVFYKVDAIKDFLDDIDGFSEDVDFEVEEDNLN, from the coding sequence ATGCAAAAAGTTCTTGGATTACCAAAGCTCCCTACAAATTTGGTTTATTATAAAAGACAGTTAAGCATTTTTAATGAAGGTATCCATTGTGCATCAACCAATATACCCTATTCTTTTATATGGAGAGAGGGTATTGCAGGCAGAGGAGCTCAAGAGGTCGGATCatgtttaaaaaactttatagaTTTGCATcctaaagaaaatattagaGAGCTAGTGCTGTGGTCCGATAGTTGCGGAggacaaaatagaaatattaagattgtactacttttaaaaaaaattttagagaaGTGTTGGGTGGCACTTCAGAAAATTCAGCTTAAATATCTGGAGTCGGGCCACAGCTTTCTGATAAATGATACAGATTTTGGTTTAATAGAGCGACCTCTAAAACAACAGGTGCGTATCTATACacttaatgattttaaaagtattattgaagattgtaaaacaaataataaatttgtggTTCAACAAATGgaatgtaatgattttttttcaatcgaagatattgaaaaaaaaattactaacagAAAATTAagtgttaaaagtaaaaagattAGTTGGCTAAAGACAAAAGCCATTAGGTTAATAAAAGaaaagcatttttcaatttttttcaaatatgatCATTCTGAAGATAATTGCTTCCAGGAAgtagatatttcaaaaacaacCAGAGGAAAAAAAACTAACCACCCAAAATTTGAGGACCTTAAACGACTATATCCAAATGGAAAGCCCATTTCAAGCAAAAAGGCCGCTGATATAAAAAGTTTGTTGCGATTTATTCCTACAGAtgctaaagttttttataaagttgATGCAATTAAGGATTTTTTGGATGATATTGATGGGTTTAGTGAAGACGTAGACTTTGAAGTAGAGGAGGATAATTTAAATTAG
- the LOC126745792 gene encoding uncharacterized protein LOC126745792 isoform X2, with amino-acid sequence MSARSKLIVLKALNQNCKEDNYPDFLTKKPKITSPKNHTEDDNQENETPEKTTNLRCSPQEGDDPIESPAPDLVGINLDLDLLEDDNYGFTSESICETFEVLEDGELYAVSNQSQTCPKDSVLPNNSDTTTTENEANAFSRHISEGALDNINRLFFGDYSRDATSSPYSSGHNSEENDDHEKNDSDFVPEEIGSEESELEDIIEQIEEQNTSSEIIAETETWKGRPKKGRKNKYLGQTFATRKKMRDLNKKHYNVKGKLVHSKKFVNYLCKCQKKCHEKVSEETRMNLFLKFWALGSYDS; translated from the exons ATGAGTGCAAGATCAAAACTGATTGTGTTAAAAGCACTTAACCAAAACTGTAAGGAGGATAACTATCCagattttttaacgaaaaagcCTAAG ATTACATCTCCTAAGAATCATACCGAAGATGATAACCAAGAAAATGAAACTCctgaaaaaacaacaaatttgcGATGTTCGCCTCAAGAGGGAGATGATCCAATTGAAAGTCCAGCACCAGATTTAGTTGgaataaatttagatttagatCTCTTGGAAGATGATAATTACGGATTTACAAGTGAGTCAATATGTGAAACATTCGAAGTTTTAGAAGATGGAGAATTATATGCAGTTTCAAACCAATCTCAAACTTGTCCCAAAGATTCCGTGCTTCCAAATAATTCCGATACTACTACAACAGAAAACGAGGCTAATGCATTTTCCAGGCATATTTCTGAAGGTGCATTGGACAATAtaaatagacttttttttggagaCTATTCTAGAGATGCAACATCCAGCCCCTATAGTTCGGGACATAATAGTGAGGAGAATGACGACCATGAGAAAAATGACAGCGACTTCGTTCCAGAAGAAATCGGTTCGGAGGAAAGTGAGCTTGAAGATATTATAGAACAGATAGAAGAGCAAAATACGTCAAGTGAAATCATAGCTGAAACGGAAACTTGGAAAGGACGcccaaaaaaaggaagaaaaaataagTACCTAGGACAAACGTTTGCTACAAGAAAGAAAATGCGAGACTTAAATAAGAAACATTATAACGTTAAAGGAAAGTTAGTGCAcagcaaaaaatttgttaattacctttgtaaatgtcaaaaaaagtgTCATGAAAAAGTTTCAGAAGAAACAAGAAtgaatttgtttcttaaattttggGCTCTCGGTTCGTACGATTCATAA